Genomic DNA from Rhodothermales bacterium:
GCAAGCGCCGACTGCAGATTGGTGTCAGGCCGTCGCTTCCGCGACACCGGCGGCGGGCTCATGCGCGGCCACCCATTCGGCGAAGAGGCCGTCCAGGAACACCACGTCCACGCCATGTCTCTTGAGGAATGCAGCGGCCACCGAACTTCTACCTCCGGTCATGCAATGCACGAGCAGGGTCTTGTTTTCTGGCACCTCGTCCATGCGGAGTGCGAGCCGGGTGTAGGCTATGTTCTTCGATTCGGGGACTCGGGCTGCGAGCCACTCGGAGTGGTTGCGCACGTCAAGGACGATGTGTTGGGGATCCCGGGTGAGGCCGGCGATCTCGTCCATGTGGGCGCGCGGAACGGTATCGAGATGACCGCCCTGGTCCCGGAAGGTCTCCAGCATGTCGGGTGTCGCATAGCCGACCACGCGGTCCAGGCCAATTCTCACGAGATCCCGCACCGCCTCCTCGACATGAGCCTGCTCGATCACCAGATAGAGGTCCGTTTCGTCGTCCACGAACGACCCCACGACCGTGTTGAATGTGCGGTTGAACGGTGCAAGCAAGGATCCCGGGATGTGTCCGTCCAGGAACGCGTCGCGGTTCAGTCGCGCGTCCACCAGCGCGACGGAGGTGTCCCCGGAAAGCTTGCCGAGCTCTTCCAGCGACAGAAGCCGGGGGTTGGGCAGCGTTCCGAGCACCCGGGGCCCGCTACGGTTGTCGCGCTTCATGCGCGCGAAATACATCGGAGGCTCCGGCTGACCGTCCAGTATGGCCCCGACAAACTCCGCTTCGCTTCGCTTTGCGGACTGAATGGCGCCATTGAAGCGGCGTTCGTATCCGACTGTCGTCTCGGGAATGGCACCCAGGGCCTTGCCGCAGGCGCTGCCTGCGCCGTGGGCCGGCCACACCTGGAGGTAGTCCTCCAGTTCGAGGAATCGTTGCACCGACTGGAAGAGCTGCTGCGCAGCGGGTTCCATGGCGCCCCTCACGCCGGCGGCAGACTCCAACAGGTCGGGCCTGCCCAGGTCACCGACAAATACAAAGTCTCCGCTGGCCAGGCCGATGGGCTGATCGGCCCCTCCCCCGTGGTCTGTGACCAGGTAGCTGAGGTGCTCCGGCGTATGGCCCGGAGAATGCACCGCGCGAAAGTGGATATTGCCCACCGAGAAGGTGTCGCCGTCCCGAAGGAGCTTGTATGCGTAGTCCGATCGCGGGAGCCACTCATACGTCCAGTCCGGCCCGCCCTCGTCAGAGGCATATACGAGCACGCCCCGCTCCGCGAATTCCCGCAGGCCGGAGAGATAGTCGGCATGAATATGCGTGTCGGCGACCGCTACGATGTTCAGTCCGTTCTGCTCGGCCAGTCGGATGTAGCGGTCAATGTCCCGCTCAGGATCTATGACGATGGCCTCTCCCGTCGCCTGGCACCCGATCAGGTAGGCATACTGGGCCAGCTTTTCGTCTGCTACTTGTCTGAAGAACATGGAATGGTGCAGTTAATGTGGCAGACGCGTTCGAAGGGCTCCGTAGACCCAGGTGCCGGCCACCGCGGACAGTACGGCGATGAGCATGACAGGCAGCCCAGCCCCGACGAGGGCGAACATGGGGCCTGGGCAGGCCCCCGTGAGGGCCCAGCCAAGGCCGAAAATGGTCCCGCCCAGCCAGTATCGCGTCCCGCTCCCCAGTTCCTTGTCGGGAATCGTGATGGGCAATCCGTCCAGATCCTTTGCGCTGAGTCGCTTGATGACCTGAATGGATATCAGACCCACTGCGAGGGCAGAGCCGATAATGCCATACATGTGAAAGGCCTGGAAGCGGAACATCTCCTGGATGCGATACCAGGAAATGGCCTCGCTCTTGGTAAGCACCAGGCCGAAATAGATGCCGATCAGGAGGTAAAGTCCCAGGCGCCGCGCAGACTGGCTCATGACCCACCTCCAAGTATCAGGGGCAAGATGAACCACGTTGCGATGAGGCCGCCGGCGAAAAAGCCAATCACGGCGATCAGGGACGGCAGCTGCAGGTTTGACAGGCCTGAGATCGCATGGCCGGACGTGCATCCGCCCGCATATCGGGTCCCGAATCCCACCAGGAAACCCCCGACAATGATGAGGAGGACCCCTTCAACCGTCGCAAGCCCGCGCCAGCTGAAGACAGCCTCGGGCGCGAGCCCTTCAAACTCAGAAATACCGAGTTCGGACATGCTGGCCCGGGCGGCTTCGGAGATGCCGAGCGGGTCGCCGGACATGAACATGGAGACGGCCAGGAAACCACCCACGAGCACACCACCCAGAAAGGTGAGATTCCACAAACCTGCCTTCTTCCAGTCGTACTGAAAGAAGGGAACGCGGCCGGGGATCGTGGCAGCGCACATGTGGCGCAAGTTTTCGGAGACGCCGAACTGCTTGCCTCCCGCAAGAAGCAGGGCCGGCACGACCAGGCCAATCAAGGGTCCGGAGACCCACCACGGCCAGGGTTGTGTAAGGAAATCGATCATGGTTCAGGGGTAATCGTTCGGACGATCACGTTCTGAATATAGTTGTCCTGTCTTGTTATAACAAGTAA
This window encodes:
- a CDS encoding MBL fold metallo-hydrolase produces the protein MFFRQVADEKLAQYAYLIGCQATGEAIVIDPERDIDRYIRLAEQNGLNIVAVADTHIHADYLSGLREFAERGVLVYASDEGGPDWTYEWLPRSDYAYKLLRDGDTFSVGNIHFRAVHSPGHTPEHLSYLVTDHGGGADQPIGLASGDFVFVGDLGRPDLLESAAGVRGAMEPAAQQLFQSVQRFLELEDYLQVWPAHGAGSACGKALGAIPETTVGYERRFNGAIQSAKRSEAEFVGAILDGQPEPPMYFARMKRDNRSGPRVLGTLPNPRLLSLEELGKLSGDTSVALVDARLNRDAFLDGHIPGSLLAPFNRTFNTVVGSFVDDETDLYLVIEQAHVEEAVRDLVRIGLDRVVGYATPDMLETFRDQGGHLDTVPRAHMDEIAGLTRDPQHIVLDVRNHSEWLAARVPESKNIAYTRLALRMDEVPENKTLLVHCMTGGRSSVAAAFLKRHGVDVVFLDGLFAEWVAAHEPAAGVAEATA
- a CDS encoding YeeE/YedE family protein; the protein is MSQSARRLGLYLLIGIYFGLVLTKSEAISWYRIQEMFRFQAFHMYGIIGSALAVGLISIQVIKRLSAKDLDGLPITIPDKELGSGTRYWLGGTIFGLGWALTGACPGPMFALVGAGLPVMLIAVLSAVAGTWVYGALRTRLPH
- a CDS encoding YeeE/YedE family protein, which codes for MIDFLTQPWPWWVSGPLIGLVVPALLLAGGKQFGVSENLRHMCAATIPGRVPFFQYDWKKAGLWNLTFLGGVLVGGFLAVSMFMSGDPLGISEAARASMSELGISEFEGLAPEAVFSWRGLATVEGVLLIIVGGFLVGFGTRYAGGCTSGHAISGLSNLQLPSLIAVIGFFAGGLIATWFILPLILGGGS